The sequence GAATGGATGCCGATCCGGCACATCGCTGGTTGCGTCAATGCGTGCAAGAGGTCTGTGGCATGGACTATCAGGGCAACTCACAACGAACTGCCCTGATTAATCCTTAAAAGCGAGGGATGGCGGTTCCCCAGTTGCGCCACTCCTTCGGCTCTTCGGCATTCAGTAAGAAGTGCTGATTCACACTGGCTTTGGGTGCCAATGGCGTGGTCGGTGGGGTAGCGAAGGCAATTCCGCCGCGAATAAATTGTTGGAAGGTGCCACTTTTCACCACACCGCCGGTCAGACCGAACTCGAGGTTATAACCGGATGCCAACCAGAAGACACTGTTTTGCCGCACCAATTGCTGGAACTTCTGACTGATGCGCAGCGAAACTTGCACGCGATCAGACATCGCACCCAGATTAAACCCAGTGACGGTTCCCACTTCAAGCCCCCGGAACAGCACGGGTGTCCCGACCTGTAAAGAGCCAGCTTCTGCGGTATCGAGAATAATGCTAAGGCCATCGAGATAGCGAGAGTCGGTGATAGTGGCGGTTTGCAGCTCAAAAATCCGTAGCGTGTCGCCTTTACCCGGCTCCACATTTATGTATGGCTGGAAGAGGGTATCCAGATTACTGACCCCAGCAGCCGAGATCTCTGGCGACACAATGGCGAAGCGGCTCCCCCCTCGGGCAAAGTTCTGCACATATTCCGGGTAGAGTACCGCCTTAGCCAAGACTTCATTGCGCTCGGGGATCAGCTTGAGCGATTCAACCTGACCAATATTGATGCCCAGATAGCGAATCGGCATACCTGCCGCCAGTTTACTGGCGTCAAAGGTGCGCAATGTAATCTGGCTGCCGACCGCCCGTGCGGCGGTTTCATTGCCATACAGGGTACGCTTGGTCCCTTTGTCCAGTGTGACTCCTTCCAGATTATCGAAGCTGATAGCCCCTTTTAAAGCGCGATTCAGCGGAGATGCCTGCACGGTTAAGCCACTGCCGTTAAGCTGCACTTTTGCGCCCCCTTCGGCCCAGAAAATACTCTTATCAGTTAGCAGCTTGCGATATTCTGGCTGAATATAGACATCCACTTCGAACTCATTGGCTTTGGGCCTAATCTGAGTAATTTCGCCCACCTGAAACTTGCGATACAGCACCACTGAACCGGTTTGCACATCCGGCAAGCTGCTGGCGGTCAATGTCAGCGTGGTGGCCGGGGCGTTACCTAAAATGCCATCAGTCGCTTTAGCTATGCTGCTATACAGCGGATACTTATTCAGCGGATCGCCTTTACCGCCCGGCAATATCAGAATGCCGCCATCAATCCACTCCTGCGCGCTGGCACCCTGAATATCAATGCCATCAATGCCGAGTTTGACATCAAGGCGACTGTTCACCACAAACTTACTGTCTTTATGCACCAGATCGCGGTATTTAGCTTCAATGGCTGCCGTGAAGTTCACTCCGCTGGCGGACAACTCGCGTGTGAGTACTTGACCGATTTTGATGCCATGCAACGAAATGGGTTGGCCGACATCAATGCCATAGCTTTGAGGTGCGGTTAATTGTAACGCCAGCACATTGGGTTGCTGCAACAAGCTTTTGCTGCTGGGCAGAACTGTGAAGTGCTTTTGCGGCTCGCCTTCACCGGGGATAAGCTCCAGTGTATTGCCCGTCAAAAGCTCACTCAGCTTGGCATCACTCAGACTAATTCGTGGGCTATTCATCTCAATGCGGCTACCCGTGCGCATCAAATCGACCACGGAAGGATCAATGGTCAGTTCACCTGTCACTCTGCTGTCCGGCTGGAGGGTCATTTTGGTCAGCGTACCCACTTGTAAACCCTGATAAATCAGTGGGGTGCGCCCCTCACTTAAGCTATTGCCATTGGGTAAATCCAGCGTGATCGCCACGCCGCGTTGGCTGTGTGCTAAGTCAGGATAAAGTTGGAAGGGTTGGTCCGGTTTGGCATCCTGACTTTTTTGTGGCGAGTCAAAGGCAATCGCGCCATTGACCAGCGCCGCTAGACTTTCCATCTGTACCGACGCACCGCTCAGACTGAAATCGCCTTTAAAACCAGAGACATTCCAGAAACGGGTATCATTTTTGACCAGTTTGGCAAAGCGACGATCAATCAGCACATCAATAACTACGCCGTTATTATCCGGCGCAATGTTGTAATCGTACACTTTGCCCACCGGAATTTTACGGTAGTAAACCAGTGAACCACTATTGAGTGACCCCAAGTCCGGTGCATGAAGATGAACCATCAATTCGCCGGTATTGAGGCGAAATTTGGGTTGGGTATCCAGCGCTGTAAAGTGGCTCTGCGGTTTGCCTTCGCCCGGCATCATGCCGATATAGTTCCCGCCCACCAAGGCATCCAAGCCAGAAACGCCCGCCAAAGAGGCTTTCGGCGTCACTAGCCAGAACTGCGTGCCGTCGCGCAGTGAATCTTCCATATCGTTTTTGATACTGGCGGTAACTTTAATATTACGCAGGTCATCATCGAGACTGATGGATTGCACCATCCCAACCTCCACACCCTGATAGCGAATGGGGGTGCGCCCCGCCACAATCCCGGCGGCAGACTGGAAATCAATGGTGACTTCTGTGCCACGCTCTTGCCAGTTGTTATAGACCAGCCAACTGGCGATCAGCAGGGCAATAAAGGGCAATAACCAGAAAGGGGATATCCGGCGTTTATGCTTAATGTGAGCCTCAGTCGGTGTACTCGGCGTTTCCTGTTGCATGTGCATCCCAAATCAATCGGCTATCCAGCCATTCGACAGCAAGAATAGTCAAAATGACCGCAGTCCCAAAATAGAAGGCTGCTGGCCCCATAGTGAAGGAGAGGAGCTGATCACGATTAATCAGCGACATCATTAACGCAATAACAAAGAGATCAAGCATTGACCAGCGGCCAATCCAAGTAATCAGTCGCAGTAAACGCATGCGGGTTTTTAAGCTGTGCTGTGTCTTGAGATGAATGCTGAGCAACAAGGTGATCAGGACAATGACTTTGGTAAAGGGCACCAGCACACTGGCAATAAACACCACAGCGGCAATGGGCAGGTTACCCGATGAGGCCAGAGAGACGACGCCAGAGAAGATCGTATCCTCCATGCGAGTCCCGTTGGCATAAACAATGGATATGGGTAATAGGTTAGCAGGCAACAGTAAGACTATCGAGGCAATGAGCGCCGCCCAGGTTTTTTGGAGGCTATGGCGACGGCGATGGCGTAAAGGGGTGTGGCAACGGGGGCAGCGTCCACGCTCATCAGAGTGTCCGGTGTAGTGGCATGACAAGCAGATGCGCAATGTTTCCCGTGGGCCGGAGGGCTGCTCTTGCGGATAGAAGCGCTCCCACAACTGCTCTAGATTTAGGTGCACCAGTGTCAGAATACTCAGTAATGTTAAGGCCAAATACGCGACCAAGCCGCCACCGGGCATCACGTCAGCGTACTCTTTGACCTTAATGCAGGCCACTGCCATACCAATCAGGTAGATATCCAGCATCACCCACTCTTTTAACCGCTCTAGCATCAGTAATATGGGCCGCAGGTTCATGCCAATTCGACTGCCAATGCGCAGATAAAGAATCGATACGGTGAGGGTAATAGGGGCACCGAGAACACAAAATGCCACCATACTGGCGGTGATCGGGTGGCCCTGACGACTCATCTGCCAGATACCCTCTAATAGGCTGGCGTCAATCCGTGTACCGAGTAGGCGAATGGTGATCAGTGGCTCAGTGAAAGCAAAAGGCATCAGCAATAGCATGGCGACTGCCATTGCGGTCAGGCGGGTCAGTGACCAGTCGCGTCCACTGGCAATTTTGGCACTGCAACGTGGGCAATAGGCTATCTGGCTGCCATTGAGTGGCGGCAAAGTAAACAGCGCATCGCATTGGCAGCATCGCTGAGCCCGTGCGGTGGAGAGTGGCCGTTGAATGGCATGAACCTTCATATATAAAACCCTGACACCGACACCGGTTTATAAAGAATAGCGCGGATGTTAGCAGAGCAAGAGGTCAAAACAAGGGGCAAAAGAGGCCAAATCATCAATATTGATAACTCATTTACTTTGTTACTGTTGAATAACCTTGTGGCAAAGGGCATTTAATGATTATTTTATATAAGCCAAGCACAATCATTGCCTCTGGCTATTCTTGGGTTTCTAACGGTCATTAAATGAAAAAAGCAGAATTCTACGCGGAATTAAAACGTGACATGAGTTCCCTGATTGCAGGTGAAACCCATTTTATTGCTACCTTGGCTAACGTCAGCGCCTTACTGTATGAGCGCTTGGATGGCTTGAATTGGGCAGGATTTTACTTGATTGATGGCAAACAATTGGTGCTTGGGCCTTTTCAGGGGAAAATCGCCTGTGTGCGTATTCCTCTCGGGAAGGGGGTGTGTGGAACCGCTGTGACGGAAAACCGCGTTCAGCGGGTTGCAGATGTGCATGCATTCCCCGGTCATATTGCTTGTGACGCGGCCAGTAATGCTGAAATTGTGCTGCCAATCACGGTGAAGGGTGAAATTATCGGCGTTTTGGATATCGACAGCATTGTTTATGATCGCTTTGATGAAGACGACGAATTGGGGTTAACCTCAGTAGTGGCGCGGCTTTGCGAGCATCTTGAGCTTTGTGACTGTGCGAAATATGTCACACAGACTGCAAGTTGATATACGGATAACGTGGCAATTGCTGATGGCGTCATTATAATGACGCCTGTTCATGCCTGCGCTGGTTGGCAAACCCGTTGTAATCAGGAAATTTCATGGAAAATCAACCTAAGTTGAACAGTAGTAAAGAAGTCATAGCCTTTTTGGCTGAGCGGTTCCCGCTTTGCTTCACCGCCGAAGGCGAGGCACGTCCACTGAAGATCGGTATTTTTCAAGATCTGGTCGAACGTGTTCAGGGGGAAGAGAATTTAAGCAAAACGCAATTGCGTTCTGCGCTGCGTCTCTACACCTCAAGCTGGCGTTATCTTTATGGGGTCAAAGTCGGTGCTGAGCGTGTTGATCTGGACGGCAACCCTTGTGGTGTGCTGGAAGAGCAACATGTCGAACATGCCCGCAAACAGCTAGAAGAGGCGAAAGCCCGTGTTCAAGCACAACGTGCTGAGCAACAAGCTAAAAAGCGCGAAGCTGCCATTGCTGCGGGTGAAACCCCAGAGCCACGTCGCCCACGTCCGGCAGGTAAAAAACCTGCACCGCGTCGTGAAGCGGGTGCTGCTGTGGAGAACCGCAAGCCTCGTCAGTCACCTCGCCCACAGCAGGCTAATCAAAAACAAGCTCGGCCACCTCGTCCACAGGCCGAGGAGAACCAGCCACGCCCTGTGCCGGTCACAGATATCTCTAAACTGCAAATTGGTCAAGAAATCAAAGTCAGAGCAGGTAAGAGCGCGATGGACGCAACCGTATTAGAAATCGCTAAAGATGGCGTACGGGTGCAGCTATCTTCCGGTCTGGCGATGATTGTGCGCGCAGAACACTTGCAGTTCTGATACGGAGGCCAACCTAGGCATGAACAAATTTGTCAGACTAACAGCAATCGCAGGCTTGTTACTGGCGGGGGCGAGTTACGCTGCCGATACGACGTATCGCATTGACCAACTCCCTCAACTGCGCCAAGAACCAGAGCATGCAACCGTGAGTGAGCGCGTAACATCGCGCTTCACTCGCTCTCACTATCGTCAGTTTGCATTGGACGATCAGTTTTCAGCCAAAATATTTGATCGCTATCTCAACATGCTGGATTACAGCCATAACGTGTTGTTGGCATCAGATGTGGCACAGTTCGCGGATAAAAAACATTCGTTGGACGATGAGTTAAAGTCTGGTCAGTTGGACACGCCTTTTGCTTTATTCAATTTGGCGCAAAAACGCCGCTTTGAACGCTATCAATATGCCTTGTCAGTCTTGGATCGGCCAATGGTCTTTACTGGGAATGACACTATTGATATTGATCGCGGTAAAGCGCCTTGGCCGACGAGCGAAACTGAGCTGAACAAGCTTTGGGACGCAAAAGTTAAATATGACCAGCTGAATTTGAAGTTAACCGGTAAAACGGATAAAGAGATCAAAGAGACGCTGACGAAGCGCTATCAGGCGGCGATTAAGCGTTTGACGCAAAGTAATAGCGAAGATGTCTTCCAGCTAATTATGAATGCGTTTGCTCACGAGATTGACCCACATACCAACTATTTGTCACCACGCAATACCGAACAGTTCAATACCGAAATGAGCTTGTCGCTGGAGGGTATTGGTGCTGTCCTGCAAATGGATGATGATTACACATTAATCAACTCCATGGTTCCGGGTGGCCCAGCGGCGAAAAGCAAAACGATTGCTGTTGGTGATCGGGTGATTGGTGTCGGTCAGGCGGGTAAACCGATGGTGGATGTGATTGGCTGGCGTCTTGATGATGTCGTCGCGCTAATCAAAGGGCCGAAGGGCAGTAAAGTGCGGTTGGAGATTTTACCTGCCGGTAAAGGCACCAAGCCACGGACTGTCACCTTGACCCGTGAGCGGATTCGTCTGGAAGACCGTGCGGTGAAAATGTCGGTGAAAACCATCGGCAAAGAGCGCGTCGGCGTACTGGATATCCCCGGTTTCTATGTTGGCCTGACCGAAGACGTTAAGGTGCAATTGCAGAAGCTGGAAAAAGAGAATGTCAGTAGCATTATCATCGACTTGCGCAGCAATGGTGGTGGGGCGCTCACTGAGGCAGTGTCACTCTCCGGTCTGTTTATCCCCAGTGGTCCTGTGGTTCAGGTGCGGGATAATAACGGCAAAGTGCGTGAAGACAGTGATACCGATGGCGTTGTCTACTATAAAGGCCCGCTGGTGGTCTTGGTTGACCGCTACAGTGCATCCGCTTCCGAGATCTTTGCTGCCGCCATGCAAGACTATGGTCGTGCATTAATTGTCGGTGAGCCAACCTTCGGTAAAGGGACTGTTCAGCAGTATCGTTCGCTGAATCGGATTTACGATCAGATGCTGCGCCCTGAATGGCCGGCATTGGGGTCACTACAATACACAATCCAGAAATTCTATCGGGTAGATGGCGGCAGTACTCAGCGTAAAGGGGTAACCCCTGACATCGTGATGCCAACGGGTGTCGATCCGGCAGAAACGGGCGAAAGCTTCGAAGATAATGCTTTGCCTTGGGACAGCATCAATGCTGCCAGCTATACCAAGACAGGCGATCTGAAGCCACTGGAGCCTGAATTACTCAAAAATCATGCAGCACGTATCGCCGCTGATCCCGAGTTCCAGCACATTCAGCAAGATATTGAGCGCTATAAGGCGCTGAAAGATAAGCGCAACATCGTATCTCTGAACTACGCGCAGCGTGAAAAAGAGAACCATGATGATGATGCACGGCGGTTAGAGCGCTTAAATGAGCGTCTTAAACGTGAAGGTAAAAAGCCACTGAAGTCATTGGAGGATTTGCCAAAAGACTATCAGGAGCCGGACCCTTATCTGGATGAGTCTGTTCATATCGCCTTGGATCTTGCCCATACAGAAAAAGCGCAGCCACAAGCTCAACCTCACCCGGTTGCGGCGGCGGCGGCAACAACCGCAAAGTAAGTCTGCGGGGGTGATGAAGAATCCGGGTTCTGTAGGACTCGGATTTTTTTTACTTTTTTTTCGTCACTCAACTTATTATTTGTCGAATAATTAACTAAATATGTAATGAATAGTATCCAAATTTGTAAAGTTATGTTGATTTACTCTCTTAGAACTTAACAAACCTTGAAAATTTATCAGATGCCCATACGATCAGCGTATCTCAGTCGTTATATCACTGAGTCATCATTCAGGTTTATGGCAATTTTGATTCTGTACCGATATGACTCAACACAGTGTCGATTTAATACGATTATCGATTCAACATAATAAGGAAACAAATTTTTATGATGCGTATCGCTCTGTTCCTTCTCACCAACCTGGCCGTGATGTTGGTGTTCGGGTTGGTGCTAAGCCTGACAGGCATTCAGTCCAGCAGCGTGCAGGGGCTGATGATCATGGCTGGTCTATTTGGTTTCGGCGGCGCATTTGTTTCGTTGCTGATGTCTAAATGGATGGCCTTACGTTCAGTGGGCGGTGAAGTCATTGAACAGCCACGTAATGAAACGGAACGCTGGTTGTTGGAAACCGTGCGTCGGCAGTCTCAGCAGGCGGGTATCGCCATGCCACAAGTGGCTATTTATCAGGCACCGGATATCAACGCCTTTGCCACAGGTGCACGTCGTGATGCCTCGCTGGTTGCCGTCAGTACCGGCCTATTGCAGAACATGAGCCGCGATGAAGCGGAAGCGGTTATTGCCCATGAAATCAGCCATGTGGCAAATGGTGATATGGTCACCATGACGCTGATTCAAGGGATTGTGAATACATTCGTGATCTTCATTTCACGTCTTATTGCACAAATCGCTGCCGGATTCTTATCGGGCGATCGTGACAATGAAGGGAGCAGCGCGGGTAACCCGATGGTCTACTTTGCTGTCTCAATGGTGCTGGAATTGGTGTTTGGTATTCTGGCGAGCATTATCACCATGTGGTTCTCACGCCATCGTGAATTCCACGCCGATGCCGGTTCAGCACGATTGGTGGGCCGTGAGAAGATGATTGCCGCACTGCAACGGCTGAAAACCAGCTATGAGCCGCAGGAAGCGGGCAACCTGATGGCCTTCTGCATTAATGGCAAGTCCAAAACTTTCAGCGAGCTGTTTATGTCCCACCCGCCGCTGGATAAACGTATTGAGGCGTTGCGTTCTGGTCAGTACCTGAAGTAACCGCCAATCGTTTACCGCGACCATAAAAAACCCCGCTTGTTTATCCGGCGGGTTTTTTTATCCCTAAAATCAGGCTAACTGCGTTTTTGACTGACCCGCGACAGGCTGACGATGGCGGCGAGTGTGGCAAAAGCGCCCGCCAGAATCAACGAAGCATGAGTGCCATTGTTTGAAAAGAGATTGAACATTAATGCGACCAGCGCGGCCCCCGAGGTTTGCCCCAGCAAACGGGCGGTGCCTAACATGCCACTAGCACCCCCACTGCGATGTTGCGGGGCAGCGGAGATAATTGTGTGGTTGTTCGGTGACTGGAACAGCCCAAATCCGGCACCGCACAGCACCATACGCCAAATGATGTCCAGATCTGTCGGGTTGGCGGGCAGAACCGCCAGTAGGAATAGCCCGCTGGCAAATACCGCCAGACCAATCCCGCCTAACAATCCGGCATGATAGCGTTCAACTAATCGCCCGGCGATAGGGGCGACGACGACCGTTGCCAGTGGCCAAGGGGTGAGCAGCAAGCCGGTTGCCACTTCATCGCGGCCCAATACACTTTGTAAGAAGAAGGGCAATGCCACCATCGCCAGCGTTTGGGCGGCAAAAGAACAAATCGAAGTGCCGATCGACAGCGCAAAAATAGGAATGCGCAGTAAATCCACTGGCAGCAGAGGAAAGGGCTGCTTGAGTTGACGGCGAATAAAGAAGAAGCCAATGATCAGCAGCGCGACAATTTCAGCAGCAATCACCGTCGGACTCTCCCCTTGAGCAAAGCCACTGATGGCGATAATCAGCAAACCAAATGTCAGGGCGTTCATGAGAGAACTGGTGAAATCGAAGCGATTACCGTTGCTCTTCGTACTATTGGCGGGCAAGTACTTCATCCCCAGCCCCCATGCCAGCAGCCCAATGGGGACGTTAATGGCAAACAGCCACTGCCATGAGGCGACCGCTAATACGGCGGAGGCGATAGTCGGGCCAGCGGCCGCTGAGACAGCAACAATCACCGAGTTGATGCCGATGCCACGGCCCAGTTGTGCGCGGGGATAAATGATCCGGATCAGCGCAGTATTCACACTCATCAAGGCGGCGGCCCCGAACCCTTGTAGTACGCGGGCAAAGGTCAGTGTCAATAATGAATCTGACAGGGCGCAAAATAGCGAGGTAACACTGAAGACCAATAACCCGGCTTGATACACGCGACGATAGCCAATGATATCGCCCAGAGAGGCCATTGACAGCAGTGAAATCGTGATGGCTAGCTGGTAGGCATTGATTACCCAAATAGATGTCGCGGGGCTGGTGTTGAGATCACGGGCTATGGTCGGCAGAGCCACATTTGCGATAGTGCCATCCAGTACCGCGATGGTAATACCCAGGGCGATAACCAGTATCGCAGCATAGCGCTGAGGGACGGGCAAGCCATCGGCTACAGGTTGGGTCATAAGAATTTATCTATAAAATAGTCATAGAGGAAGTATTTACATGCTAACGAGTATTGTGGGCGAATGCATCCTTGTCAGTGGCGTTAATTGTAACTATCAATGCTATATTTCAGCATTCGCGGCAAATTAACAGCCTGATAACACCAGTAATTTACAGGAATCAGTAAAAACAGAACCACGATCACGGAAAAATGAAACATCGTTCCTATAATTTGAGGTAGTATTAGCCTAACAGGTTAGCCTGCGGGCAAAATTTTAATTCTCTGACGATTTAAGGACTTTCCGGATGGCCAAAGGTAAACAAATCCCCCTGACATTTCATACTTATCAGGACGCCTCTACCGGTGCACAAGTGACGCGTCTGACACCACCTGATGTGACTTGCCACCGTAACTATTTCTATCAAAAATGTTTCACCCGTGATGGCAGTAAGTTGTTGTTCGGCGGCGCTTTTGATGGTCCGTGGAACTACTATTTGCTGGATCTGAACACGCAGGTGGCAACACAACTGACAGAAGGGCGCGGCGACAATACCTTTGGTGGTTTTCTGTCACCGGAAGATGATGCGCTATTTTATGTGAAAGAGGGGCGCAACTTGATGCGCGTCTCGCTTGATACGCTGGAAGAGAGTGTAGTTTATCAGGTGCCGGAAGAGTGGGTGGGTTACGGCACGTGGGTGGCTAACTCTGATTGCACTAAATTAGTCGGCATTGAAATTAAGCGGGAAGATTGGCAGCCGCTGACCGACTGGAAGAAATTCCACGAATTCTATTTCACTAACCCCTGCTGTCGTCTGATGCGTGTTGATTTGAAAACGGGCGAATCTACCGTGATTCTTCAAGAGAATCAGTGGTTGGGTCACCCTATTTATCGCCCTTACGATGACAACACCGTGGCGTTCTGCCACGAAGGGCCACATGACTTGGTTGACGCCCGTATGTGGCTCATCAACGAAGATGGCAGCAATATGCGTAAAGTGAAAACCCATGCGGAAGGCGAAAGCTGTACCCACGAATTCTGGGTACCAGATGGTTCAGCCTTAGTGTATGTCTCCTACCTGAAAAGCAGCCCAGACCGCTTTATCTACAGTGCCGATCCTGAAACCTTGGAAAACCGTCAATTGACCAAAATGCCAGCTTGCTCCCATTTGATGAGTAATTATGATGGCACACTGTTAGTAGGTGATGGTTCTGATGCGCCAGTTGATGTGCAAGATGACAGCGGCTATAAAATCGAAAACGATCCTTTCTTGTATGTTTTCAACCTGAAAAATGGCACCCAACATCGTGTTGCTCGCCATGATACCTCATGGAAGGTGTTTGAGGGGGATCGCCAAGTCACGCATCCACATCCTTCCTTTACCCCTGATGATAAACAAGTTTTGTTTACCTCAGATGTACACGGGAAACCGGCACTCTATTTGGTCACTTTGCCTGAATCCGTCTGGCAATAGTTAAGTTATGCACTAGCCTCTTTCATGGAAAGAGGCTAATTTGCTGTCTGCAAGGCTTTTATCCGATTATTCACATTGGTTTATTGCACAGTCTCGTGACTTCCCTTTATAATAAAACCACTGTTCTATTTTTTTTAAAACATATTGTTTTATGAAACACAGAAAACTGAGTAGGGTAACCAAAAAATGGCTATTGCAGATCTAGATAAACAGCCCGACTCTGTTTCGTCGGTTCTGAAGGTTTTCGGCATCTTACAAGCCTTGGGCGAAGAGCGGGAAATTGGTATTACCGAACTTTCTCAGCGCGTAATGATGCCTAAAAGCACGGTTTACCGCTTTCTCCAGACCATGAAGTCTCTGGGGTATGTTGCACAGGAAGGCGAATCAGAGAAGTACTCCCTCACATTGAAGTTGTTTGAGCTGGGAGCCAAAGCATTACAGAATGTGGATTTGATTCGTAGCGCTGATATACAAATGCGTGAGTTATCCAATGAAACACGTGAAACCATTCACTTGGGTGCATTGGATGAAGACAGCATTGTCTATATTCATAAAATTGATTCTATGTATAACCTGCGGATGCATTCCCGCATTGGTCGTCGTAACCCACTGCACAGCACCGCCATTGGTAAAGTGCTTTTGGCGTGGCGTGACCGTGGTGAAGTAGAAGAGATTTTATCTCATATCGAATTCACCCGAAGCACCAAATATACGCTGGATAGCGCGGCTGCACTGCTGCCGGTGCTAGATCAGGTCCGTGAGCAAGGCTTTGGTGAAGATATCGAAGAGCAAGAAGAGGGGCTGCGTTGTATCGCCGTGCCTGTTTTTGACCGTTTTGGTGTCGTTATTGCTGGGTTAAGTATCTCATACCCAACGTTGCGTTTCTCTGAGGAGAACAAGAGTGAGATCGTTAAATCACTGCACCGCGCAGCGCGTAATATTTCAGAACAGATGGGTTATCGCGAATATCCATTTTGAGTCAATCGATAGATAGGGTAAATACTGTATAATTATTGGATATTTTTAATCAGCTGTTAATTATAACTATTTATTCCTAGCGCAGTGAGCGGCTCCTCTTATCAGGGGCCGTTTTTTTTTTGATAAATCGATGACTACCTTTCTTTCGCGCGAGCGGTGTGCATTGACTTAAGCCACTGATGCTAATCAACCCCACACAGCGGGTCTGTCGCAGTGTAAAATCATTCGTGACTGTAGCGATCGATTCTTTACGTATATGATTATTATCAAGATACTAATATTGGCGCTAAGTGTAATTTGTGCCTATTAACTATTATTTAAATATATCGTTTACTTTGTATTTAATTTGCTTGGGTCACTATGGCCGTGCTTAATCATATTATAGGGAGATGAATGATGAGGAAGTTATTAAGTATA comes from Yersinia mollaretii ATCC 43969 and encodes:
- the kdgR gene encoding DNA-binding transcriptional regulator KdgR — protein: MAIADLDKQPDSVSSVLKVFGILQALGEEREIGITELSQRVMMPKSTVYRFLQTMKSLGYVAQEGESEKYSLTLKLFELGAKALQNVDLIRSADIQMRELSNETRETIHLGALDEDSIVYIHKIDSMYNLRMHSRIGRRNPLHSTAIGKVLLAWRDRGEVEEILSHIEFTRSTKYTLDSAAALLPVLDQVREQGFGEDIEEQEEGLRCIAVPVFDRFGVVIAGLSISYPTLRFSEENKSEIVKSLHRAARNISEQMGYREYPF
- the ogl gene encoding oligogalacturonate lyase, which encodes MAKGKQIPLTFHTYQDASTGAQVTRLTPPDVTCHRNYFYQKCFTRDGSKLLFGGAFDGPWNYYLLDLNTQVATQLTEGRGDNTFGGFLSPEDDALFYVKEGRNLMRVSLDTLEESVVYQVPEEWVGYGTWVANSDCTKLVGIEIKREDWQPLTDWKKFHEFYFTNPCCRLMRVDLKTGESTVILQENQWLGHPIYRPYDDNTVAFCHEGPHDLVDARMWLINEDGSNMRKVKTHAEGESCTHEFWVPDGSALVYVSYLKSSPDRFIYSADPETLENRQLTKMPACSHLMSNYDGTLLVGDGSDAPVDVQDDSGYKIENDPFLYVFNLKNGTQHRVARHDTSWKVFEGDRQVTHPHPSFTPDDKQVLFTSDVHGKPALYLVTLPESVWQ
- a CDS encoding MFS transporter, coding for MTQPVADGLPVPQRYAAILVIALGITIAVLDGTIANVALPTIARDLNTSPATSIWVINAYQLAITISLLSMASLGDIIGYRRVYQAGLLVFSVTSLFCALSDSLLTLTFARVLQGFGAAALMSVNTALIRIIYPRAQLGRGIGINSVIVAVSAAAGPTIASAVLAVASWQWLFAINVPIGLLAWGLGMKYLPANSTKSNGNRFDFTSSLMNALTFGLLIIAISGFAQGESPTVIAAEIVALLIIGFFFIRRQLKQPFPLLPVDLLRIPIFALSIGTSICSFAAQTLAMVALPFFLQSVLGRDEVATGLLLTPWPLATVVVAPIAGRLVERYHAGLLGGIGLAVFASGLFLLAVLPANPTDLDIIWRMVLCGAGFGLFQSPNNHTIISAAPQHRSGGASGMLGTARLLGQTSGAALVALMFNLFSNNGTHASLILAGAFATLAAIVSLSRVSQKRS